A stretch of DNA from Agrobacterium cucumeris:
AATCATTTCGGCCGGCGCACTCTTCATCGCCCTGGATGGCCCCATGCGTCTGAGCGCGGATGTCATGTCCGGTGCCGGCGAAATGCCGGAAGTCACGCTGGAAGATGGTTCGCGGGTCCAGTTAAACGCATCGTCGGCAATCGCACTCGATTTCACCAGCGGTCGAAGGACGGTTCGGCTCCTGCGCGGGCAGGCCTTCTTCCAGGTGGCTCCGGATGAAAAACGTCCCTTCTCCGTCAGCACCGAGGATACGCTGGTCACAGCCCTCGGCACGGCTTTCGATGTTCGCCAAAGCGCGACGGACACGCGTGTTGCCGTAACGGAACATTCCGTAAGGGTAGAGTTCAAGACTGAGGGCAGTACCCCGGTGAAAATCGCGGAAGGTGAAGAAATGCTTCACCTGAACGAGACAGGCGAAAGCACGATCCGGAAAACCGATGCCGCGACCGCTCTCGCCTGGCGTCGCGGCCAGCTCACCGTGGACAACGTGCCGCTTTCCTATGTTATCGAGGAAATACAGCGGCATTTCCGCGGGCGCATCGTCATAGGAGACGAAGCGACCGCTCGACGGGTCGTCAGCGGCACGCTCTTCGTTACCGATACGGAGGGGGCGCTGAACTTCCTGCGCACCGCCCTCAAGGTTCAGACATACAAGATTGGCCCCATCATCGTCGTAACGTCCTGAGCCGATTGGCCGGGCTGCGGACTGTCCGCAGCCCCGATTTTTCCGTGGGGATATCGGATCGCGTTCACTTCTGAAAGAAGTG
This window harbors:
- a CDS encoding FecR family protein — its product is MQRRRLTRDQRKRNRDAADWVFRNRDPEQPETERAEFRRWMEQDPENCRAYTAAKRILGEARTAIRSDAGLRDMPVETSPRGRNAIISSIVAIISAGALFIALDGPMRLSADVMSGAGEMPEVTLEDGSRVQLNASSAIALDFTSGRRTVRLLRGQAFFQVAPDEKRPFSVSTEDTLVTALGTAFDVRQSATDTRVAVTEHSVRVEFKTEGSTPVKIAEGEEMLHLNETGESTIRKTDAATALAWRRGQLTVDNVPLSYVIEEIQRHFRGRIVIGDEATARRVVSGTLFVTDTEGALNFLRTALKVQTYKIGPIIVVTS